The genomic DNA AGCACCCCCGCGATCAGGAAGAACATGCGGGCGTTGACGCCGCCCAGGAACAGGATGCCCATGGCGATCACGGCCACCACCATGAAGGCGCCCATGTCCGGCTCGGCCAGCAACAGCACGCCCACGATGGCCACGGCCGCGCCCATCGGCAGCACGGCGCGAAAGAAGCGCTCTTTCACATCCATCTTGCGCACCATGTAGTCGGACGCATAGATCAGCACGGCGAACTTCGCCAGCTCCGAGGGCTGAAAGTTCATGACGCCCAGCGACAGCCAGCGCCGCGCCCCATTGACCACCGTGCCCACATGCGGAATCAGCACCGCCACCAGCAGCACGATGGAGGCCACGAACAGCCAGGGCGCCACGCGCTCCCAGGTGGCCATGGACACCTGGAACGCCAGCAGCGCCACCACAAAGCCGATGACCAGGGCCAACACATGGCGCACCAGGAAATGGGTGGCGGCGATCTTGCCGAAACGGGGGTTGTCGGGCATGGCGATCGAGGCCGAATACACCATCACCAGCCCCCAGGCCAGCAGCGCCACCACCACCCACAGCAGGGCCTGGTCGAACCCCAGCACGGCAGCGGGCGTGCTGCGGGTGGGGCGGTAGTCGGTGCCGCCCACGCGCACCGGCAGCACATCGGCGGCCTTGCCCGAAAGCCCCCTCAGCCAGGCCGTGACGCGCGGCCATGCACCTGTGGCGGTGGTCATTGCAGGCCCTCCAGTTCCTGGCCGGCGTCATGGGCCAGCGTGCGCACGGCATCGCAGAACACCTGGGCGCGGTGCGCGTAGTCCCGAAACATGTCAAAACTGGCGCAGGCGGGCGACATCAGCACCGCATCGCCCGAGTGGGCGTGCTGCGCGGCCAGCTGCACGGCCTGCGCCAGCGTCTGCGCATCGACCAGCGCAACCCCTGTGCCTTGCAGGGCGGAACGGATCAAGGGGGCGTCCCGGCCCATCAGCACCACGGCCCGCGCATGGCGCGCCACCGGCGCTGCCAGCGGCGAAAAGTCCTGCCCCTTGCCCTCGCCCCCCAGGATGACGACGATGCGGCGATCCGCCCCCAGGCCGGTCAGCGCCGCCACCGTGGCACCCACATTGGTGCCCTTGCTATCGTCGAAATACTCCACGCCCGACACCCTGCCGATGGGCTCCACACGGTGCGGCTCGCCGCGGTATTCGCGCAGGCCGTACAGCATGGGCGACAGCGCGCAGCCGGCCTCGCAGGCCAGCGCCAGTGCAGCCAGGGCGTTGATGGCGTTGTGGCGCCCGCGGATGCGCAGTGCATCGGCCGGCATCAGGCGCTGGATGTGCAGCTCTGCCTCGTCGTTGCGGCCGCGTTTTTTGGTTTCGTCCGACTCCAGGGCGCGCACCAGCCAGGCCATGCCGCTGACCATTTCGATGCCAAAGTCGCCGGGGCGCCGGGGCATGTCGCCGCCAAAGGTGCTGTGCGCGCGCTGCTGCGGCTTTTGCAGCTTGGCCTTTACCGGCGGCGGCAGCATCTGCATCACGGCCGGCTCGTCGCGGTTGAGCAGCATCACCGCGCTCTGGCCGAAGATGCGGGCTTTGGCGCCGGCATAGGCCTGCATGTCGCCATGCCAGTCCAGGTGGTCCTGCGTGATGTTGAGCACCGTGGCGGCCGTGGGCTCAAAGCCCACCACGCCGTCGAGCTGAAAGCTTGACAGCTCCAGCACCCACACCTGGGGCAGCGTGCCCGCGTCGATGCGCTCGCTGAGCGTGTCGAGCAGCGTGGGGCCGATATTGCCCGCCACGGCCACGGTCTTGCCCGCGCGCTCCACCAGCTGGCCCGTGAGCGAAGTGACCGTGGTCTTGCCGTTGGTGCCGGTGATGGCCAGCACCGCCGGCGCATAGCCATGCGCTGCGCGCAATGCGTCGAGCGCCATGGAATAAAGGCTTAATTCGCCTCCAGTGCTGATGCCCATTGCGCCAGCAGCTACGAATACAGGAGCAACCGAAGCGGGACTCAACCCCGGCGAGCGGTACACGGCGTGCAGGTTCTGCCCCTCTACCAGGTGGCCACCAAATTCCCCGGCCACGAAACGCACCAGGGGCAGCTCGTGGCGCAATGCGGCCAGCTGGGGCGGGGCTTGGCGCGTGTCGGCCACGGTGACCTGGGCGCCACTGCGCACGCACCAGCGGGCCATGGCCAGGCCCGACGCACCCAGGCCGAGGATGAGGATGTTCTGGTCCTGCAGCGGCTTCATGCCCTCGCCCGGGCGGCCCACGGGCTCGGCGGATGCTTGCGCCGGCGCTGCAGCATCAGACGGCACCGCGGGCAACTGCGCGGGGCCGGGCTCGGGCGCAGCCACCTCGGCAAAGATCTGCGCCACGAAATCAGCCGCCGCCTGGGCGGCAGAGATGGCGGGCGCACCGCCCCCGGCCTCGGAAGGCACGGCCGGGGGTTGGCCAGGCAGGAGGGGGTCGTGGGTGCTCATCGCAGTTTCAGGGTTGAAAGCCCCACCAGGCACAGCAGCATGGTGATGATCCAAAAGCGCACCACCACCTGCGTTTCCTTCCAGCCACTCTTTTCAAAGTGGTGGTGCAGCGGCGCCATCTTGAGCAGACGCCGGCCTTCGCCGTAGCGCTTTTTGGTGTATTTGAACCAGGTCACCTGCAGCATCACCGACAGGGCCTCGACCACGAAGATGCCGCCCATGATGGCCAGCACGATCTCCTGGCGCACGATGATGGCGATGGTGCCCAGGGCGCCGCCCAACGCCAGCGCGCCCACGTCACCCATGAAGACCTGGGCCGGGTGCGCGTTGAACCACAAAAAGGCCAGCCCCGCACCGGCCATGGCCGCACAGAAGATGAGCAGCTCGCCCGAGCCCGGGATGTACGGGAAGAACAGGTACTTGGAATACACCGAGCTGCCGGTCACGTAGGCGAACACGCCCAAGGCCGAGCCCACCATCACCACCGGCATGATGGCCAGTCCGTCCAGGCCGTCGGTCAGGTTCACCGCATTGCTCGAACCCACGATCACCAGGTAAGTCAGGATGACGAAGCCCAGCACACCCAGCGGGTAGCTCACTTCCTTGAAGAACGGCAGCTGCAGCCCCGCCTTGGGCGGCAGGTCGAGCGAGAAGCCCGACTGCACCCAGCCCACAAAAAGCTCCCACACCTTGGCGTTGGAGCTTTCGGAAATGCTGAACACCAGGTACAGCGCGGCCATGAGGCCGATCACCGACTGCCAGAAATACTTTTCGCGCGAGCGCATGCCCTCGGGGTCTTTATTGACCACCTTGCGCCAGTCATCCACCCAGCCGATGGCGCCAAAGCCCAGCGTGACCAGCAGCACGATCCAGACAAAGCGGTTGGACAGGTCAAACCACAGCAGGGTCGAGATGGCGATCGACAGCAGGATCAGCACGCCGCCCATGGTGGGCGTGCCGCTCTTGGACAGGTGCGACTGCATCGCATAGCCCCGAATCGGCTGGCCGATCTTGAGCGAGGTGAGCACGCGGATCACCTTGGGGCCCGCCACCAGGCCGATGAGCAGCGCCGTCATGGCGGCCATCACGGCGCGGAAGGTGAGGTACTGGAACACCCGGAAAAAGCCAAACTCGGGCGACAGGCCCTGCAGCCATTGCGACAGCATCAGCAGCATGACGTGCCTCCGTGCGAGGTGCGGCGGGCATCAGTGGCTTGCATCATGGCGCGCCTCCGGGTGGATGTTTTCTTGTTGTTCTGCGGCGGCGACCATCGCCTCCACCACCTGTTCCATCTTCATGAACCGCGATCCCTTCACCAGCACGCTGCCCACCTGGGGCAGCACCTCGCGCACCGCTGCTTGCAGCGCTGCCATGTTGTCAAAATGCCTTGCGGCGCCAAATGCCTGCACCGCGCTCACCGATTGCGCGCCCAGCGCATACAGGTGCGCAATGCCCGCCGCACGCGCGTGCGCGCCCGCTTCGGCATGGAACTGCGGCCCCTGGTCGCCCACCTCGCCCATGTCGCCCATCACCAGCAGCTGCGGCGCGGGCAGTGCGGCCAGCACGTCGATGGCGGCGCGCATGGAGTCGGGATTGGCGTTGTAGGTGTCATCCACCACGGTGATGTCGCGGCCCGCCTGCCGCACGCTGAGCGCGCGCGATCGCCCCTTGACGGGGCTGAAGGCACTGAGGCCGCGCGCAATGGCCTCCAGCGGCGCCCCCGCCGCCAGGGCACAGGCGGCAGCCGCCAGCGCATTGGTCACGTTGTGCCGGCCCGCAATCTGCAGCGCGCACGACAGCGCGCCGGCCGGCGTGGCCAGCTCCACCGCCCATGCGCCCTGCTGCCAGCTGGCTTGCAGGCACTGCACATCACCACCCGCGCCAAAGGTCATGCACCGGCGCGGCGCCGCCAGGCCAGCCCACAGGGTGGTGTAGGCATCGCCAGCGGGAAACACCGCCACGCCATCGGCCGGCAGCGCCGCCAGCACCGAGCCGTTTTCCTCGGCCACGGCCTGCACCGTGTGCATGAATTCGAGGTGCTCGCGCTGCGCGTTGTTGACCAGCGCCACCGTGGGCTGCGCGATGGCGGCCAGCGTGGCGATTTCGCCGGGATGGTTCATGCCCATCTCGATCACCGCGGCGGCGTGCTGTGCGCGCAGGCGCAGCAGCGTCAGGGGCACGCCGATGTCGTTGTTGAAGTTGCCCTGCGTGGCAAAGGCCGCATCACCCTGCCAGGCGCGCAGGATGGACGCCACCATCTGCGTCACCGTGGTCTTGCCATTGCTGCCCGTGATGCCGATCAGCGGCAGGCTGAACTGGGCGCGCCACCCGGCCGCCAGCGCACCCAAGGCCGCCAGGCTGTCGGGCACCTCGATGCCGGGCAGGCCAGCGGCTTCGAGCCCGCCATGCGCGATGGCCGCCACGGCGCCACCGGCGCGGGCGTCGGCCAGAAAAGCATTGGCATCAAAGCGTTCGCCCTTGAGCGCCACGAACAAATCGCCCGCCTGCAGGGTGCGGGTGTCGGTGTGCACGCGTGCCACGGGCGTTGCCGCATCGCCCACCAGGCGGGCCCGGGGAATGCTGCGGCGAATCCAGTCGAGCGCCTGCTGCAGGTTCATCATGCCCATGTGCTGGCTCCCCGGGCGGCCAGCGCTGCCTGCGCCTGCGCCATGTCGTCAAACGGTCGGCGCACGCCGGCTGTTTCCTGGTAGTCCTCGTGGCCCTTGCCGGCGATCAGCACCACATCGGCCGCATCGGCTTCGCTGATGGCCAGCGCAATCGCGGCGGCGCGATCGGGCTCGGCCCGCACGGTTTCGCCGGCAATCGTGCCTTGCAATATCTGGTGCAGGATGGCCCCGGGCGCTTCGCTGCGCGGGTTGTCGCTGGTCACCACCACCCAGTCGGCATGCTGCTGCGCCACGGCGCCCATCAGCGGGCGCTTGCCGGCGTCGCGGTCGCCGCCGCAGCCGAACACGCACCACAGCTGACCGCCGCGCTCGGTCGCCAGCGGGCGCAGCGCCTGCAGGGCTTTATCGAGCGCATCCGGCGTGTGGGCATAGTCCACCGCCACCAGCGGCTGCCCCGGCGCCACCAGCCGCTGCATGCGGCCCGGCACGGGTTGCAGGCCGGCGCAGGCGCGCACGGCATCCGCCAGCGGCACGCCCTGGCTGCGCAGCGTGGCCAGCACGCCCAGCAGGTTCAGTACGTTGTAGTGGCCGATCACGCGGGTCTGCAAGGGCAGCCGCTCGGCCCCCTCCACCACCGTGAAGGACAACCCCTGGTCGCCCAGGGCGATGTCTTGCGCCACCAGCCGCGCCGGGCCTTGCGCCGAGATGCTCCACAGATCGAGCGCGCCACCCGTCAGCTCGGCGTGCAGCTGCGCACCAGCGGTGTCGTCCACGTTGATGACGGCCGCTTGCAGACCGGGCCAATCGAACAGGGCGCGCTTGGCCCGCCAGTAGTCGGCCATGCTGCCGTGGTAATCCAGATGGTCCTGGGTGAAATTGGTGAAGATGGCCACGCGGATTTGCGTGCCCGCCAGGCGCGCCTCGGCCAGCCCGATGGAGGAGGCCTCGATGGCGCAAGCACCCAGCCCCTGGTCGGCATATTGGCGATACGCGCGCTGCAGGCGCACCGGGTCGGGCGTGGTCATGCCCGTGGATTCGAGGGCGGGCGGCACACCCATGCCCAAAGTGCCAACCAGCGCACAACCAGCTTGCGCATGAAGCTCTCTATTTGATAGCAAATTCCAGGCACCCGACAGCCACCATGCGGTGCTGGTCTTGCCGTTGGTCCCTGTCACCGCCAGCACAGCCAGGTGCCTGGTGGGATGGTCAAACCACTGCGCCGCCATCAGCCCGGTGGCAGCCTTGAGGCCGCGCAATGCGGCCAAGTGATCGCCCGTGAAACCAAACGCCTCCACACCTGCCTGCTCCACGAGGCAGGCCGCGGCGCCCCGCGCCAGGGCATCGGCCACATGGGCGCGCCCGTCGGTCGCGGCGCCGGGCCAGGCAATGAAGCCATCGCCGGGGGCAATCAGGCGGCTGTCGGTCTGCAGGGTGCCGGTCACCCGCTCGCGCAGCCACTGCACGGCGTCATGGGACGAGGTCAATGTTTGCATCACAGCGACTCCTCCACCCCGTTGGTCACGATCTGCGGCTTGACGGCCATGTCCGGCTGCACGCCCATCATGCGCAGCGTTTGCTGCACCACCTCGCTGAACACCGGCGCCGCCACCAGGCCGCCATACACCTGGCCGTTGGTGGGCTCGTCAATCATCACGGCCACGATGATGCGCGGCTTGTCGATGGGCGCCATGCCGGCGAACCAGGCGCGGTATTTGCCACTCGCGTAGTTTTTTCCCACCTGCTTGCGGGCGGTGCCGGACTTGCCGCCCACCGAGTAGCCCACGGTCTGTGCTTTTTGCCCCGTGCCGCCGGGGCCTGCGGCCATCTGCAGCATCTTGCGGACCTGATCGGCCGTGCGCTCGGAGAACACGGGCACGCCAATGGCGGGCTCGGAACTCTTGAGCAAGGTGGCCGGAATGATGCGCCCGCCATTGGCAAACACGGTGTAAGAGCGCGCCATCTGGAACAGGCTGGCCGACAGGCCGTAGCCATACGACATGGTGGCCTGCTCGATCGGACGCCAGCTCTTGTAGGGCCGCAGCCGACCACTGACCACGCCCGGAAACCCGAGCTGCGGCTTCTGGCCGAAACCAGCGGCCGAGAAGGTTTCCCACATCTCGCGTGCCGGCAGTTGCATGGCGATCTTGGTGGTGCCGACGTTGCTGGATTTCTGGATCACGCCTTCGACGGTGAGCGCACCATAGTTGCGTGTGTCCGAAATGGTGGAGCCCGTGATGGTGAGGCGGCCCGGGGAGGTGTCGATGACGGTCTCGGGCCGCACGCGGCCCGATTCGAGCGCCAGGCCAACGGTGAGGGGCTTGATGACCGAGCCGGGCTCGAACACATCGGTGAGCGCGCGGTTGCGCAGCTGCTCGCCGGTGAGGTTCTGGCGCTTGTCGGGCACGTAGCTGGGGTAGTTGGCCAGGGCCAGCAGTTCGCCCGTGTGCGCATCGAGCACCACCACGCTGCCGGCCTTGGCCTTGTGGGCTGCGACCTGGTCGCGCAGCTTCTGGTAGGCAAAGAACTGCACCTTGCTGTCGATGGACAGCTGCATGTCGCGGCCATCGACCGGCGGCACGGTCTCGCCCACGCCTTCGACTACGCGGCCCAGGCGGTCCTTGATCACGCGGCGCGAGCCGGCGCGCCCGGCCAGCTCGCTGTTGAAGGCCAGCTCCATCCCCTCCTGGCCCTTGTCTTCCACATTGGTGAAGCCCACCACATGCGCGGCCGACTCGCCCTCGGGGTATTGGCGCTTGTATTCCTTGCGCTGGTAAATGCCCTTGATGTCCAGCGCCGTGATCTGCTGACCCACGTCCCAGTCGAGCTGGCGCTTGATCCAGACAAAAGTCTTGTCCTCATCGGCCAGCTTGGCGCTCAGTTCAGACTGGGGCATGTCCAGCAGACGGGCCAGTTGCTTGAGCTTGGCGCGTACCTCGGGCTTGTCCTGCTCCACATCCTCGGGGATAGCCCAGATGCTGGCCGCCGGCACGCTGGAGGCCAGGATGAGCCCATTGCGGTCCAGGATCTTGCCGCGGTTGGCGGGCAATTCGAGCGTGCGCGCAAAACGCACCTCGCCCTGGCGCTGGAAAAAGGCGTTGCCGAACACCTGCACATAGGCCGCACGCGCGCCCAACCCCACGAAGCCCAGCGCAATCATGGCAACAATGAACTTGCTGCGCCACACGGGCGTCTTGCTGGCCAGCAGCGGGCTGGAGGTGTAGAGCACGCTGCGGCTCATGGCTGCGCCCCCGAAGCGGCCGTGGCGACATCGGCAGCGGCACCGGCAGGATCGGCGACATACTGGGTGATGGCAGGGGTGGCCGTGCGCATCTGCAACTGCGACCGCGCCAGCTTTTCCACCCGCAGCGGCGTGGCTTGCGCGCGCTTTTCCACCTGCAGCCGCTGGTGTTCGGTCTCCAGCCGGCGCGACTCGGAAACGGCCCGGTCCAGCTGGGTGAACAGGCGGCGCGACTCATACTGCGTGTGCACCAGATACAAGGCACTGGCCATCACCGCCACCAGCAAGACGAGGCTGAGCCGGGTCATGCGGCGGCCTCCGTCCGCTCGGCAACGCGCATGATGGCGCTGCGCGAACGGGGATTGGCCGCCACTTCGGCCGCGCTGGGCTTGATGCGGTCCAGCGCGATGAGCTTCATGACCTTGGGCGGGGCAAAGGGCGCACGGCGGTCGTACACCTCTTTGGAGTGCTGCGCAATGAACTGCTTGACGATGCGGTCTTCGAGCGAATGAAAGCTGATGACCACCAGCCGACCACCAGGCCGCAGCACATGCAGGCTGGCTTCTAGTGCTTGCTGCAGCTCTTCAAGTTCAGCGTTGATGAAAATCCGTAAAGCCTGAAATGTGCGCGTTGCAGGGTTCTGGCCCGACTCGCGGGTCTTGACCGCACCAGCCACGAGATCGGCCAGCTCGGCGGTGGTTGCAAGGGGGCCCCGTTCCTCGCGCCGCGCAACAATCGCCTTTGCAATGGGGCCAGCAAACCGTTCTTCACCGTAGTCACGTATCACCTCCGCAATCTGTTGAACCTCGGCAGTGGCCAACCACTGGGCCACACTCTCGCCACGCGTGGTATCCATGCGCATGTCCAGCGGGCCGTCGAAACGGAAACTGAAGCCCCGCCCGGGGCTGTCGATCTGGGGCGAGCTCACGCCCAGGTCCATCAGCACCCCGGCCGCACTGCCCGGCGGCAAATCCGCCAGATGGCGAAAACCTTCGTGCCGAATGGAAAAACGCGCATCGGTGATGCGCGTTGCTTCGGCGATGGCTTCAGGGTCTTTGTCAAACGCCACAAGGCGCCCTTGCGGCCCCAGCCGCAGCAGAATGCGGCGCGAATGCCCTCCCCGGCCAAAGGTGGCATCCACCCAGGTGCCAGCAAGCGCGGGGCCGGCACAGCCCAGCAGCGCGTCAACCGCTTCATCGAGCAGGACGGTGGTGTGTTGCAGATCAGGGGTCACCACGGGCCTTAGAAAGAGAAATCCTTGAACACATCGGGCATTTCGCCCTGCATGGCCTGCGCTTCCTGCGCGTCGTAGGTGGCCTTGTCCCACAACTCGAAATGATTGCCCATGCCCAGCAGGATGGCGTCCTTGGCAATGCCGGCCGCCTCGCGCAGCTCGGGCGACACCAGTACGCGACCGGTGGCATCCATCTCCACGTCCATGGCATTGCCCAGAAAGATGCGCTTCCACCACTGGGCAGACATGGGCAGCTGACTGATGCGCTCGCGAAACTTTTCCCACTCCGGACGGGGAAACACCATCAGGCAGCCATGGGGGTGCTTGGTGATCGTGAGTTGGCCCGCCGCCGTCGCGCTCAGGACGTCACGGTGCCGGGTCGGCACAGACAGCCGACCCTTCGCATCGAGACTCAGCGACGAGGCACCTTGAAACACGGAACGATTCCCCTATTCGGGCGATGGCCCCTTGAACCCGGATATCGAAGCTCAAGGGCACTTTTCACCACTTAATTGCACTTTTTTGCACTGTAGCAGGAAAAGCGCTCAAAACAAGGGGGCGTGCAACAAACTTTTGCAATGAAATCAATGACTTAGAAGCGATTTCGAAGAAACGAAAACGACAAAATCCGTTATCCAATAAGCACTTAGAACTGCCTATGCAAGTGATACCTGAAGGCGGGACTGATGCCGGCGCGGATTAGCCACCTGCGTCGGCACAGGCGCGAAGCCGCAGACAGCGCTGCGGCATGGCAACGCAACGCCAGGCAGCGCAAGGATCGCCGGGGTGGCGAATCCGCCTCAGAGGATGTAGCGCGACAGGTCTTCGTCCTGGCTCAGGGTTTGCAGGCGCGTGTCGACATAGGCCGCATCCACGGTGACCGTCTGGCCAGACAGTCGCGCCGCATCGAAGCTGACGTCGTCCAGCAGCCGCTCCATCACGGTGGCCAGGCGGCGGGCACCGATGTTTTCCGTGCGCTCGTTCACATCGAAGGCAATGTGCGCCAGGCGCGTGATGCCTTCGGGCAGAAATTCAAGCGTCACCCCCTCGGTCGCCAGCAGCGCCTGGTATTGCTTGACCAGCGAGGCGTGGGTTTGCGTGAGGATGGCTTCAAAGTCCTGCACTGACAGGGATTCGAGCTCCACCCGGATCGGAAAGCGCCCCTGCAGTTCGGGAATCAGGTCGCTGGGCTTGGACAGGTGGAAGGCCCCGGAGGCGATGAACAAAATGTGGTCCGTCTTGACCATGCCGTATTTGGTGGACACCGTGGTGCCCTCCACCAGCGGCAGCAGGTCGCGCTGCACGCCCTGGCGCGACACGTCGGCGCCACTGGTCTCCTGGCGCGCCGCCACCTTGTCGATCTCGTCGATGAACACGATGCCGTTCTGCTCGGCACTGGCGATGGCGCGGGCCCGGATCTCTTCTTCGTTGACCAGCTTGCCGGCCTCCTCCTCGGTGAGCAGCTTCAGGGCCTCGGCGATCTTGAGCTTGCGGGTGTGGCGCTTGCCCTGCCCCATCTGGCTGAACATGCCGCGCAACTGCTCGGTCATCTCCTCCATGCCCGGCGGGCCCATGAGCTCCACCTGGGGCCGGCTCTCGGCCAGGTCGATCTCGATGTCCTTTTCGTTCAGGCTGCCTTCGCGCAGCTTCTTGCGAAACACCTGGCGCGCCGTGCTGTCCGTGGCCGGCTCGGCGCCCGCCGCCGCGCGGGCCGGCGGAATCAGCACATCCAGAATGCGCTCTTCGGCCGCATCTTCGGCGCGGGTGCGCACCTTCTTCATTTCAGATTCGCGCGTCTGCTTGACAGCCATTTCGGCCAGGTCGCGGATGATGGCATCCACATCCTTGCCGACATAGCCCACTTCGGTGAACTTGGTGGCCTCCACCTTGATGAAAGGCGCATCGGCCAGGCGCGCCAGGCGCCGGGCGATCTCGGTCTTGCCCACGCCGGTGGGTCCGATCATGAGGATGTTCTTGGGCGTGATTTCCTGGCGCAGGCTGCCTTCGACCTGCTGGCGGCGCCAGCGGTTGCGCAGCGCAATGGCCACGGCGCGCTTGGCGCTGGCCTGGCCGACGATGTGGTTGTCGAGTTCGGAAACGATTTCCTGGGGGGTCATGGACGACATGGCAGAAATTCCAGTCAAATATGGCTCTAGCGCTTACCTATAAAGCGTTAGTAGCTATCAAAAACATATCAAAATAATCAACAAACCTTCCACCCAGCCGGCCTACAGCGTCTCAATGGTGTGGTTCATGTTGGTGTAAATGCACAGCTCGCCGGCGATTTCCAGCGAGCGCTTGACGATGTCCTGGGCCGACAGATCGGTGTGGTTGAGCAGCGCCTTGGCGGCCGAATGCGCGTAGGCGCCGCCCGAGCCGATGGACACGATGCCCTGCTCCGGCTCCAGCACATCGCCATTGCCGGTGATGATCAGCGAGGCGCTGGCGTCGGCAACGGCCAGCATGGCTTCGAGGCGGCGCAGCACGCGGTCGGTGCGCCAGTCCTTGGTGAGCTCGATGGCAGCACGGGTGAGATGGCCCTGGTGCTTTTCGAGTTTGGCCTCGAAACGCTCGAACAGCGTGAAGGCATCGGCCGTGGCACCGGCGAAGCCCGCCAGCACCTTGCCATGGTAGAGCTTGCGCACCTTGCGCGCCGTGCCCTTGACAACGATGTTGCCCAGAGTGACCTGGCCATCGCCGCCAATGGCGACCTGCAGGCCCTGGGGTGTCTGGCGACGCACACTCAGGATGGTGGTGCCGTGAAAAACCGGGTGGTTATCGTTTGATGAGTCCATAGCTGCGGCAGATGGGGATAGCCGCCCATTTTGCAAGCATGCGTCCAAACGGGCACCACCCAGGCCAGTGACCGCCGCGACGCAACTCAGTGGCTCAGTGGCTCAGTGGCTTGTCACTAATTTTTTCGCGGCACAACCCAGGCGTGCTCGCTGACACCGATCACATTGAAGAAGATCGCCACCAGGCGGTGCAGATTGTGGAACTGCACCACATAGCCACGGGACTGCTGCTCGGCAGCCCAGTTGAGCACCGAGCCGGCGGCGCCGAAATCGATACGAATAAGACGGTCGCAGTCGATGATCAGGGGTTCACCAGGTCGCGCCAGCGCCTGGAAAGGCTCCAGCAGTGGCGCGGCATCGCCGTCAATGTGGCCACTGAGCATCGTCGCAGGGGGCGATTCGAGCACTGCAGGCACGGTGGCATCGGCCGCCTCGGGAGCCAGCAGATCGTGTCCGGCCGCTTGCACCCCTGCGGCCGCATGTTCGCTGTCCGAATAACCGCAGCGCGGCGCAGTCCACGAGGGCGGCGAGACTTCGTAGGTCACGCAGTAGTCCAGTGCGACCAGCTCGAACTCATCCGGGCTGGCCATGAGCCGCAGGACCGCCATGCGCAGGCGCCACCACTCAGGGCTGCTGGAGCGGTCGCCCGACTGGGTTTTGCTCTCAAGCAGGCTATTGAGCGCAGACACGCCGGAAAACACAAACTGCCCACTGCGATTGGCCCACTGGATGAACTGATCGGCCAGCAGCGGCACGGCCGCCTCGTCAATGGCGGTCAGGCGGCCCCAGGCCAAAGTCCAGGGCGGGGTGGCACGGGCCAACGCGGCCTGCAACGCGGCCACCGATGACACGGCCACGGTCGAAGGTGCAGCCCAGCTGAAATCACGCCGTGCAACCGCAGGCGCCACGACGGGTGCAGCCGCAGAGGCCAGCCCCAGCTGCTCGGGCATCGAAAACCACAGGGGTGCCGACCGGCTGAAACGCGCGGCGAAGTCGATCGCCAGGGTGTCAAAACGGTCCTGCTGGCCGGTTGCGCGGTACAGGTCAAACAGCGTCATCCAGATTTCCAGCTGCTGCAGCGGGTCATCCTGTTGGTGCTGGGCAAGCACATCCCGCAGGCCAGACTCGGCGCCGGCATGGTCGCCATTGGCAAACCGGATGGCGGCTTCTTCCAGATCGGGTTCGTGCACAAATTCCTCCGGTTCGACTGCGGGTTCAGGTTCGGCTGCGGCAGGGCTGAAAGACGCTGCGGGTGCGCCAGCGCGCATGGGGGCATCTTTGCCGCCAAACCCCGCAATGGCCATGCTGTCGTCCGCAAACAACGGCGCCACCGAGGGCCTGACCTCCAGCGGAGCCTGCAAAGTGCCCGGCCGGGTGAGCGCATAGGCGCGCGCGGCGGCCTCCTCTTGGCCCTGGGGCTGCATGTCGGCAGGCTGGGTGGGGGCATCTGCCGTGTGCTTGCCCT from Acidovorax sp. T1 includes the following:
- the ftsW gene encoding putative lipid II flippase FtsW, producing MTTATGAWPRVTAWLRGLSGKAADVLPVRVGGTDYRPTRSTPAAVLGFDQALLWVVVALLAWGLVMVYSASIAMPDNPRFGKIAATHFLVRHVLALVIGFVVALLAFQVSMATWERVAPWLFVASIVLLVAVLIPHVGTVVNGARRWLSLGVMNFQPSELAKFAVLIYASDYMVRKMDVKERFFRAVLPMGAAVAIVGVLLLAEPDMGAFMVVAVIAMGILFLGGVNARMFFLIAGVLVAAFGVMIASSPWRRERVFAYLDPFSEEHALGKGYQLSHSLIAIGRGEIFGVGLGGSVEKLHWLPEAHTDFLLAVIGEEFGLVGVLTLIVLFVWMTRRIMHIGRQAIALDRVFAGLVAQGVAIWIGFQAFINMGVNLGALPTKGLTLPLMSFGGSAILMNLVALAVVLRVDYENKLLMRGGRV
- the murD gene encoding UDP-N-acetylmuramoyl-L-alanine--D-glutamate ligase, with the protein product MSTHDPLLPGQPPAVPSEAGGGAPAISAAQAAADFVAQIFAEVAAPEPGPAQLPAVPSDAAAPAQASAEPVGRPGEGMKPLQDQNILILGLGASGLAMARWCVRSGAQVTVADTRQAPPQLAALRHELPLVRFVAGEFGGHLVEGQNLHAVYRSPGLSPASVAPVFVAAGAMGISTGGELSLYSMALDALRAAHGYAPAVLAITGTNGKTTVTSLTGQLVERAGKTVAVAGNIGPTLLDTLSERIDAGTLPQVWVLELSSFQLDGVVGFEPTAATVLNITQDHLDWHGDMQAYAGAKARIFGQSAVMLLNRDEPAVMQMLPPPVKAKLQKPQQRAHSTFGGDMPRRPGDFGIEMVSGMAWLVRALESDETKKRGRNDEAELHIQRLMPADALRIRGRHNAINALAALALACEAGCALSPMLYGLREYRGEPHRVEPIGRVSGVEYFDDSKGTNVGATVAALTGLGADRRIVVILGGEGKGQDFSPLAAPVARHARAVVLMGRDAPLIRSALQGTGVALVDAQTLAQAVQLAAQHAHSGDAVLMSPACASFDMFRDYAHRAQVFCDAVRTLAHDAGQELEGLQ
- the mraY gene encoding phospho-N-acetylmuramoyl-pentapeptide-transferase, whose protein sequence is MLLMLSQWLQGLSPEFGFFRVFQYLTFRAVMAAMTALLIGLVAGPKVIRVLTSLKIGQPIRGYAMQSHLSKSGTPTMGGVLILLSIAISTLLWFDLSNRFVWIVLLVTLGFGAIGWVDDWRKVVNKDPEGMRSREKYFWQSVIGLMAALYLVFSISESSNAKVWELFVGWVQSGFSLDLPPKAGLQLPFFKEVSYPLGVLGFVILTYLVIVGSSNAVNLTDGLDGLAIMPVVMVGSALGVFAYVTGSSVYSKYLFFPYIPGSGELLIFCAAMAGAGLAFLWFNAHPAQVFMGDVGALALGGALGTIAIIVRQEIVLAIMGGIFVVEALSVMLQVTWFKYTKKRYGEGRRLLKMAPLHHHFEKSGWKETQVVVRFWIITMLLCLVGLSTLKLR
- a CDS encoding UDP-N-acetylmuramoyl-tripeptide--D-alanyl-D-alanine ligase: MGMMNLQQALDWIRRSIPRARLVGDAATPVARVHTDTRTLQAGDLFVALKGERFDANAFLADARAGGAVAAIAHGGLEAAGLPGIEVPDSLAALGALAAGWRAQFSLPLIGITGSNGKTTVTQMVASILRAWQGDAAFATQGNFNNDIGVPLTLLRLRAQHAAAVIEMGMNHPGEIATLAAIAQPTVALVNNAQREHLEFMHTVQAVAEENGSVLAALPADGVAVFPAGDAYTTLWAGLAAPRRCMTFGAGGDVQCLQASWQQGAWAVELATPAGALSCALQIAGRHNVTNALAAAACALAAGAPLEAIARGLSAFSPVKGRSRALSVRQAGRDITVVDDTYNANPDSMRAAIDVLAALPAPQLLVMGDMGEVGDQGPQFHAEAGAHARAAGIAHLYALGAQSVSAVQAFGAARHFDNMAALQAAVREVLPQVGSVLVKGSRFMKMEQVVEAMVAAAEQQENIHPEARHDASH